In Saccharomyces paradoxus chromosome IV, complete sequence, the DNA window AGGACCAAACACGAGAAGCATTCACTGTCTAGTCTGTTCTCCAGAGGTAAATCTCAAAATCTACAGAGGGCTTTGATTGCAGCTTCAACGCAATTTTTCCAGCAATTTACCGGCTGTAACGCTGCTATCTACTACTCTACTGTGTTATTCAACAAAACGATCAAACTAGACCATAGATTATCAATGATCATAGGTGGGGTCTTCGCAACCATCTATGCCCTATCCACTATTGGTTCGTTCTTCCTAATTGAAAAGCTAGGTAGACGTAAACTGTTTTTATTGGGTGCCACAGGTCAAGCAGTTTCATTCACAATTACATTTGCATGCTTGGTCAAAGAGAACAAAGAGAACGCAAGAGGTGCTGCCGTCGGCttattcttgttcattacattttttggtttatCTTTGTTATCATTGCCATGGATATACCCACCAGAAATTGCATCTATGAAAGTTCGCGCATCAACAAATGCTTTCTCTACATGCACTAATTGGTTGTGCAACTTTGCAGTTGTCATGTTCACTCCAATTTTTATTGGACAGTCGGGATGGGGTTGCTACTTATTTTTTGCTGTTATGAATTATTTATACATTCCagttatctttttcttctaccCTGAAACTGCCGGCAGAAGTTTGGAAGAAATCGACATCATCTTTGCTAAGGCTTACGAAGATGGCACTCAACCATGGAGAGTTGCCAACCACTTGCCTAAGTTATCCTTACAGGAAGTCGAAGATCATGCTAATGCATTAGGCTCCTACGACGACGAAATGGAAAAGGATGACTTTGCTGAAGATAGAGTAGAAGATACCTACAACCAGATTAACGGCGACAACTCATCTAGTTCCtcaaatatcaaaaatgaagatacaGTTAATGATAAAGCAAATTCCGAAAGCTAATTCATACATATTTTACGAACTCacaatttcattttgtacTTTACTTAAAGAAGCACTTTTGCAGGGTCTATATATATTCCTCGCAGCACAAATAATATTCATATTACTATACAATTTTACTATTTTTCATCCACCTGCCaatctttcttttggagaaagtatgatcttttcaattttcttccgCTTGTCGGAAAAGCAATAAAAAAGCTTATAACCTAGTCCGACCCCTGTAGTCTTGATATTTACCAAAATGTAATAATACTCCAAAAAAGTATTCTcatagtatttttttattgatagGGGGGGACGTTTTATTGCATTGGAGCAAAGACGGAGAACTTAAGCGGAAGATGCTGAATATCAGGGTGAGAGTATTTTAGCAGGGTGACGCTACGGATGTTCTATACTAACCTACGAATTTCTAATTCATCCTTCCTGATGGGACACGATCCAAAGAGCTATTGTACCGTGACTTAACAGCAACATACAAAAAACCACAACTTTTCACTTTCTGTGTTCTCGCCCTGTTATTCCCCTTGCAAAGGGGGTTTTGGAGCAAAATCTCTAAATTGCCATGAATACAGTGCAAGGCTTTAAACAATAATATCGTAACAGAGCTTTACAGTGGTCTATTCCTCATGCCTATGCTCTTTATGCCTTTGCCAGTTTGATATCAGCAGAATCCGGTCCAACTTAAGTTTGAGCGCTGGCCCGACATAAGCTCTGTACCTCAAAACCTAGCAGCATTTTATACGCATATCAAAAACAAGATAAGCGGCATTGTACATCGCCTAATGCAGTTTACCACAGCTACTCTTGACAACAATCGCAAAAGATGAAATCGTACGTGTGAAGGCAACCAAAATACTGGACATATCACACAATAAACGCCATATCAGACATTGGAAGCATTTACAGACTTTACACACATATCCAAATTTGGTTTTTACATAAAATGGTTTACGTTGTGGCATTCTCTATCGTTTTCGAATAATGATGAGATGTTgttccaaaagaaaagttaaTACAGAAAAATGACCCGCCTTTCCTGTTTACCGTTAAActtctcaaaaaaagtatacTCGACTCAGCGTGTTTAAGATTAGTGACGGATAAAATTGCATGTAACTTGATGCTGCGAATACAAATTGACTTTACCCTCCGCAACCCAACGAACCCAACGGCCCTCAATTGATAGATATGTTCCTATTGCCTAGCAGGGCTAATTTagcctttttcaaaactacAGGCGTTTTTGCTAGATTTCCTTTGCTAAATAGAACCATTTcaacttcatcatctttccTTTCGTATAAACTATCAAAGGATGTAACTAGGGTATCAACTTCGCCTCCAAGGCCAAAGAGAATTGTTGTTGCGATTACTGGTGCGACTGGTGTTGCATTGGGAATCAGACTTCTTCAAGTGCTAAAAGAATTGAGCGTGGAGACTCATTTGGTAATATCAAAATGGGGTGCAGCGACAATGAAATATGAAACAGACTGGGAACCGCATGACGTGGCGGCCTTAGCAACCAAAACATACTCGATTCGCGATGTTTCTGCATGCATTTCATCCGGATCTTTCCAGCATGATGGTATGATTGTGGTGCCCTGTTCTATGAAATCGCTAGCTGCGATCAGAATCGGTTTTACAGAGGATCTAATTACAAGAGCTGCTGATGTTTCGATTAAAGAGAATCGTAAGTTACTACTAGTTACTCGGGAAACCCCTTTATCCTCTATCCATCTTGAAAACATGTTGTCTTTATGCAGGACAGGTGTTATAATTTTTCCTCCGGTACCTGCATATTATACAAGACCCAAGAGCATGGATGACCTATTGGAGCAAAGCGTTGGTAGAATCCTAGACTGCTTTGGTATCCACGCTGACACTTTTCCCCGCTGGGAAGGAATGAACAGCAAGTAGTACTTTTCCTGAGCATTTTCTTATGTTATTTAACTATTAATAGAGTTGATTTGTTATTTTCTGggatttttatatatttccTTTGAATAAATTTGTTGCAGCTGAAATACAAACCGTACCTGCTGATATCATTCTAACTGAAGCCCAGATATTTGTACATTTACTTACCCATTTAAACGTCAGCTTAAATACCGGTAAAACAATACTTTACTAAATACGCATTTCAATCTTTGCGCATATTTTTACGAATGTTCAAATTGTGCACGTAATTTTATGTCAGAGTGACCGCCGTGGTAGCGTACTTTTTCCTATTAGGACAAGCTCGTGATATTGAGAATGTAAACGAACACCATAtatctttcttgatttcaatttcctcTAAAACGCTCTGTTCTTGATATTATTACATCACCAACTTCAAAGAATCGTCAATTTACATATCAAAATGAGGAAGCTGAATCCAGCTTTAGAATTCAGAGACTTTATCCAAGTTCTAAAAGACGAAGATGACTTAATCGAAATTACTGAAGAGATAGATCC includes these proteins:
- the PAD1 gene encoding phenylacrylic acid decarboxylase PAD1 (Phenylacrylic acid decarboxylase~similar to YDR538W) — translated: MFLLPSRANLAFFKTTGVFARFPLLNRTISTSSSFLSYKLSKDVTRVSTSPPRPKRIVVAITGATGVALGIRLLQVLKELSVETHLVISKWGAATMKYETDWEPHDVAALATKTYSIRDVSACISSGSFQHDGMIVVPCSMKSLAAIRIGFTEDLITRAADVSIKENRKLLLVTRETPLSSIHLENMLSLCRTGVIIFPPVPAYYTRPKSMDDLLEQSVGRILDCFGIHADTFPRWEGMNSK
- the STL1 gene encoding glucose-inactivated glycerol proton symporter STL1 (Glycerol proton symporter of the plasma membrane~similar to YDR536W), yielding MKDSKLSKFKGRFMSRTSHWGLTGQKLRYFITIASMTGFSLFGYDQGLMASLITGKQFNYEFPATKENGDHDRHATVVQGATTSCYELGCFAGSLFVMFYGERIGRKPLILMGSIITIIGAVISTCAFRDYWALGQFIVGRVVTGVGTGLNTSTIPVWQSEMSKAENRGLLVNLEGSTIAFGTMIAYWIDFGFSYTNSSVQWRFPVSMQIVFALFLLAFMIKLPESPRWLISQSRTEEARYLVGTLDDTDPNDEEVITEVAMLHDAVNRTKHEKHSLSSLFSRGKSQNLQRALIAASTQFFQQFTGCNAAIYYSTVLFNKTIKLDHRLSMIIGGVFATIYALSTIGSFFLIEKLGRRKLFLLGATGQAVSFTITFACLVKENKENARGAAVGLFLFITFFGLSLLSLPWIYPPEIASMKVRASTNAFSTCTNWLCNFAVVMFTPIFIGQSGWGCYLFFAVMNYLYIPVIFFFYPETAGRSLEEIDIIFAKAYEDGTQPWRVANHLPKLSLQEVEDHANALGSYDDEMEKDDFAEDRVEDTYNQINGDNSSSSSNIKNEDTVNDKANSES